The Flavobacterium sp. 140616W15 sequence TCCGAAAAAGTACGATAATGTTGGTAGGCAAGAATTGTAGTTGGTACTAAAACTGCAACTTGCTTACTATTATCTACTGCTTTAAAAGCGGCACGAATTGCAACCTCTGTTTTTCCAAATCCAACATCACCACAAACCAAACGATCCATTGGTCGGTCGCTTTCCATATCAGCTTTTACTTCCTGTGTCGATTTAATTTGATCTGGAGTATCTTCATATATAAACGAACTTTCTAACTCGTTTTGCAGATAGCTATCTGGAGCAAACTGAAATCCTTTTTCTAATCTTCTTTTTGCATATAACTGAATCAGATTGAAAGCAATATGCTTGACACGCGCTTTAGTTTTTTGCTTTAAAATCTTCCAAGCGTTAGAGCCTAACTTATAAATTTTAGGAGGCGTTCCGTCTTTCCCGTTGTATTTTGAGATTTTATGAAGCGAGTGGATACTCACATACACTATATCATTATCGGCATAAACCAATTTGATGGCTTCTTGCGTTTTTCCTTCAACTTGAATTTTTTGCAAACCTCCAAATCGCCCGATTCCATGATCGATATGCGTAACATAATCCCCAACTGATAAAGTGGTAAGTTCCTTAAGCGTGATATTCTGTTTTTTAGAATATCCATTTTTAATATTAAATTTATGATATCGCTCAAAAATCTGATGGTCAGTATAACATGTAATCTGATTTTCGTCATCAATAAAACCTTGATATAATGGTAAGACTACAGTATGGTATTGCTTACGGATATTCTCAGAATTGGCTTCGTCCAACGTTTCAAAAATATCATGAAATCGTTTTGCCTGAGCATCATTTGAGCAGAATAGATAATTCTTATATCCATTAAAATGATTATCACTTAAATTATTCAGCAATAAGTCAAATTGTTTATTGAATGATGGTTGTGGCTGAATGTGAAAATCGTATTTCTTTATCGTTTTAAAAATTGGCTTACTAGCTAATTCTACAATCGAAAAATCCAATGCCTTTTTTATAAACGACTTCTGATTTAAGAATAACTGATCAGGGCTTGCTCTTTTAATTTCTTTCGATAATTTCTCGTAAGCTTCTTCGGCTCTTGCAAATTGCTTATCTAGCTGACTTAAAAAACCATCTGTGTTTTGAATAAAAAGTACCGTTTTTTCAGAAATATAATCCAAAAAGCTTTCTCTATTTTCCTGAAAAACTTTGTTCTCAACATTTGGGATTATCGTAATTTTTTTATGTGTTTCTACAGATAATTGTGTCCCAACATCAAAGCTTCGAATACTATCAACTTCATTTCCAAAAAACTCAATTCGATACGGATTATCATTCGAAAAAGAAAACACATCCACGATTCCTCCACGAACAGAGAACTCTCCTGGCTCAGTAATAAAATCAACTCTTTTGAATTCGTATTCGAATAACACTTCATTAATAAAATCAATTGAAATTTTATCTCCAACGGAAACTTTTAAAGTATTCTTATCCAACTCTTTTCGAGTCACTACTTTTTCAAATAATGCTTCGGGATAGGTAACAATTATTGCAGGTTTTTTACGCGAATTAATTCGGTTTAGAACTTCTGCCCGAAGTAAAACATTGGCATTGTCTGTATCCTCAATCTGATACGGCCTGCGGTATGATCCTGGATAAAACAACACATCTTGCTCACCAATCATTTGTTCTAAATCATTCAGATAATAAGCAGCTTCTTCCTTATTATCCAAAATAATAAGAAAAGGTAATTCTGCTTTTTTAAACAAAGAACGAATTACGAATGAAACTGCAGATCCTAACAAACCGTTTAGATGCAGTTTTACTTCATTATTTTCTAATAATTGATTGGCAACTTGCTGTATTTTAGGCAAATTATCATACGTAGTATATAAAGCACTTTTACTCAACTCTTGGAATATTTGGATCTATAGGCGTACTGGGAATTGCTCTCGCAGTATCCTTTATCATTTTCATTAATTCTGATTCTCCTTCTTCTAATGGAATTTTATTCTTTTCGACTATTTTATCCATTTGTCTTTCTAAAGAAACCAACTCCTTATTAATATCTCCTATCAAGAAAACAACTTTTTCATCAGGAATTTTATCTAGATGAATATACAAATCCATCATTTTTATCTTAGTAATTAAGACAGAAATCCTACTTTTTATTTGTTGCTTATTAAATTGTTCTGGGATATTATTATTTAATGCGATTGCTTTTTGGGCAATAGCACTCGATTTTTTTTGAAAAGCACCAATTGTTTTTTTAGGTTTACCTTTTAATTCCTCAAGAAACTGGCGCCATTCGTTCCAGCTTTTTATACTTTCTTCTGAAACTGTATTGATTGGAGTATCATAAAAAACCCAGCCTTTATTAATATTATTAAAAATTAGTTCTTTCTTTTTAGCTTCTTTTTTATTTTCGGCAAGTCGCTTTTCATCCTGATTTTGACAAGAATTTAAAAGAAAAACTAAAAGAAGGAAAAGAGATATTCTATATTTCATTGGTTCAAACGTTAGGCTACAAAGTTACAAAGTAAATTTACAATTATGAATTCCCATTTAAGAAGAAGTTATGATTTTATTGTTCTGTTTTTAATCCATTTACTAAAATAGCCATTCGTAAACTATCGTGAGAAACAAACACTCTTTTTGAGAAGTCTTTAAATAATCGATAGTCAATTAAAATATAATTGCGAAATCGTTACCTTTGCTAGACTAAACAAACTTAACATGAATCCTAAAATATTAATCATTGGTGCATGCGGCCAAATTGGAACGGAGCTTACGCAAAAACTACGCAAGTTATACGGAACTGAAAATGTAATCGCTTCAGACATTCGTAAATTAAATACAGATGTTGTTAATTCTGGTCCTTTTGAAGTTGTGAATGCCTTAGATTTCAATCAAATCGAACACCTTGTAGAAGTTCATAAAATAACTGATATTTATTTAATGGCAGCTTTACTATCTGCTACAGCTGAAAAAAACCCTGCATTTGCCTGGGATCTGAACATGAACTCATTGTTTCACGTTTTGAACTTAGCGAAAGCAAAAAAAATAAAAAAGATTTTCTGGCCATCAAGTATTGCTGTTTTTGGACCAACTACTCCAAAAGAAAACACACCACAATATACTGTAATGGAACCTTCAACTGTTTATGGAATTAGTAAACAAGCTGGTGAAAGATGGTGCGAATACTACCATAATATTTATGGCGTAGATGTTCGAAGCATACGTTATCCAGGTCTAATTAGTTGGTCAACTCCTCCTGGTGGTGGAACAACTGATTATGCTGTTGATATTTTCTACAAGGCTATTGCTGATAAAAAATACGAATGCTTTTTATCATCTGAAACCAAAATGCCAATGATGTATATGGATGATGCAATCGATGCAACCATTAATATTATGAAAGCACCTGTTGAGCAAATAAAAATTCATTCTTCATACAATTTAGCTGCAATGAGTTTCACACCAACAGAAATTGCAAACGAAATTAAAAAACATATTCCTGAATTTGAGATTACTTACAATCCAGATTTCCGTCAGAAAATCGCTGATAGCTGGCCTGCAAGTATCGACGATAGTTCTGCGAGAGAAGATTGGGATTGGAAACATACTTTTGATCTTGAGACAATGACGAAAGATATGTTGGAACATTTGGGTGACAAAAAATAAGCAATCTGTTTACATTCTAAAAGTCCGTTTTTTTTAAAGCAATACCTTTAAAAAAAACGGACTTTTATCATTTACATAATAAACCTATTTATTCGCTTTTATTATTTGTCTTTTAATAATTAATTACTACATAATTTTATTACTTTTAGTGCGTTTTTAACAAATACAAAAAACCAAAAAAACTAAAAACCAAAAAATTAAGTTAATTATATGACAAATCATCATCAACCAATCAATCAATCAAAAAGAACAGCAATAATTGACATACTAAGAGGCTGGGCCCTTTTTGGGGTAGCAGTAGGCAATTATTCAGGATTTCAACACATTGGAATACCTAACAAAACCAAGAATAGTATTTTATCTGAGGTACTACATAATTTTGATCAATTTTTTTTAGCTGGAAAATCATGGACTCTATTAACCATTCTATTTGGCTATGGTTTTGCGATTTTAATTAATAATGTTAAATCAAAAGGCAGAAACCCTGTTCTTTTTTTTAGTTGGCGAATGTTACTGCTTTTTGTCTTTGCCTTTATTAATTCCTTATTTTGGTTTGGTGACATCTTAAGAGACTATGCCTTTCTAGGACTGATATTGTTATTCTTTTCAAGAAGTTCAGCAAAAACATTAGGTTATATTTCTGCTATCCTTATTCTTGCTGTTCCCTTCATAATGGTTTATGTCAAAGGATTTAGTCCCGAAAAAATATCAGTTCTCACAAATCCAGAATATTTAAAATTATATCATTCTGGAAACTGGCTTGATTTTTTTAAATTTAATCTAACAGCTTCTTTTTATGAGCAAATTATTGTTCCTGGTTACGCCATTACCGCACATATTGTAATGCTGGCTTGCATGCTTTTCGGCGTTCTTCTTCAAAAAATAGATTTTTTCAATCGTTTAAACGAAATGAAAAAAAATTTAAAATATGTACTTATATTCAGCATTCCTTTTCTTGTCCTTCTAGGTCTCAGCTTTTACTTCGCTGTCAATAATAAAATCGGATTTATTAAATTCTTCCATCCCTATTTTTGGTTTATTATAAGCACAATGCTCCCTATTGCAACTGGAATTTGCCTACTATATATTAACGGAAAACTAAAAACAATTTTTACCTATTTTAGTGCCTGTGGCAAAATGACATTAACTAATTATATCTTTCAGAATATATTAGGCGCCTTTATTTTCTCCGGGATTGGTTTAGGAATAGGAAACACAATGCCTTATTGGTTTTACTTTTCATTAGCTGTTTTTGTTTTTATTATTCAATTATTTATCAGCAAGTGGTGGCTTTCAAAATACAATTACGGTCCAATAGAATGGCTTTGGAGATCTGCTAGCTATAGAGAGTTGTTCCCTTTTAAAAAACCAACAGAAAATAATATTCCGATAGAAACCAATACACAAATAGCCAAGTAACAATTTATCATTAAAAATAATCATATAAAAAGCCCTTAAAAACAGTTGTCTTTAAGGGCTTTTTCATTATAAAAAAGGAAGTTTATTTTACTTCATATATATTATTTGTAGCTTTTACATCAGCCATTAATCCGCTTGGATCGATGGTGATTTTCTTGATAGCGCTTTTGCTTTTATCAATTGTAAAGTTATAAGTTGGCATTGCCCAAGCCCAATCATTTAAAACTGTCCTTTTTACCGAAGGATTAGGATTCTCTTTTATAAAGTTCATCATTCGTAACGGAATATAAAAACTCTCTTTAGTTCCATCAGTATATTCTACAATTAAATCAATAGGCATTGGCATTCTTCCAATTCTTTCAAGAGTTACAACTGTTTTATTACCACTATCACTCACTTCTTTGATACCATAATCAATTGTATTGGTAGTTTGCGTCCAATCTATTAAATACCAATCCAATTCAGCTCCAGAAACGCGTTCAGCAGTTCTTTTGATATCATTTGGTGATGGGTGTTTAAATTTAAAATCATTATAATATCTCTTTAATGTAGCATCAAGATTATCCTGACCAATTACATAAGCTAACTGCGAAAGAAAGATACTTCCTTTTACATAAGATGAAATACTATAAGGTCTGTTCTCATCATAACGATCACCATGCGTAGATTGTGGTTGCTCTTTACCAGAAGCAACTAAATTATAATAAGCTGTATAATTCCCTTTAAATGGGTTTGCTTCCTTTTTATCCCCAGCTAATTCATTCAAAGCCATATCTTCAACGTAAGTAGTAAAACCTTCATCCATCCATGGGTGCTTAGACTCATTTGATGCTAAAACATGTTGAAACCAAGCATGTCCTAACTCATGTGTTGCTGTACCTAACATTCCTTGTAAAGTTCCATTACCCAACATCAAAGTACACATTGCGTACTCCATTCCACCATCTCCACCTTGAATAAATGAATATTGTTTGTATGGGTATGGACCTATTTTATTATTATAAAAATCCATTACCTTAACCATTAATGGCTGTAGATTTTTCCAGTTTTCAATGATTTTCGGATTGTTTTTGTAAAAGAAATGCAAATCAACATCATTTGGCCCTTTTACCACATCATGAATATATTCATTATCTGCTGCCCAAGTAAAATCATGTACCATAGGCGCTACAAAATGCCATGTAAGTGTTTTTGTTTTTTTAGGATAAACAACAGTAACACCTGCATCTTGGTATCCGTGACCTATTTCATTTTTGTTCTGTAAATAACCAGAACCTCCTATTGTATAATCCTTATCAATTGTAATCTTCACATCAAAATTACCCCAAACACCATGAAACTCTCTTGCGATGTATGGATCTGCATGCCAACCTTCGAAATCAAATTCGGCCAATTTAGGATACCATTGAGACATTGACAGAGCAACACCTTCTGTACTATTTCTTCCTGCACGACGAATTTGTACAGGAACCTGTCCGTCAAACTCTAATGTAAAAGTAGTTTTTGAGTTTGGTAAAATTGGTTTAGCCAAAGTAACCTCCATAATTGTCCCCGAAGTTCTAGTTACTGCTGTTACCCCATCTTGCTTAAAATTGGTGATATTAAGAAAACCTATTTCATTAGGTTTTAAAGTTTTCATACGGCTTTCCTTAACATCTTTACCGTCAACTTTAATCTTGTTTATCATTCTTCCATCAGGATCTTTAATAGTTTGGACTCTAGCGTCCATCTCACTTCCTGGTTGAAACGCATTAAAAAACAAATGATAAAATACTTTTCGTAAAGTATCTGGTGAATTATTGGTATAAACCAATTCTTGCTTTCCTTTGTACAAATAGTTTTTCACATCCATGGATACATCCATTTTATAATCAACATGTTGTTGCCAATAAGGAGCATTTTGAGCAACCAGAGAACCAAAACTAAGGCTCAAAAAAGAAAGTAATATAATTTTTCGCATGGGCTATATAATAAAAAATGGAAGGGTTGCCACCCTCCCATCGGATTAATATTCTTTACAATTTATTTTTTTGACATTTTTTCTGCCATCAATAACGCATTATAAGCATTCACCATTCTCCCTGTTTTTGATGATTCAGTCGATGAAACAGCTACTGGTTTTTCCTCTGGATTTGGATTCTCACCCAAAATCACCATTGCTGGAAGTAAAACACCAGAATTCATTAAAATATGTTTTACCTGTGGAGCAGTTAGCTTAGGATAATATGAACGAATTAGTGCTGCAACTCCAGCTGCATTTGGTGCAGCCATTGAAGTTCCTTGCAAATATTTGTATTTATTATTTGGAACTGTAGCATATATCTCTTCTCCTGGAGCAAAAACATCAACGTTTATTTTTCCAAAATTAGAAAAACCAGCTACAACCTTTTCTCCATATACTTTATTGATCGCACCAATTGTAATTAAGTTGTCTGCAAATTCTTTGATGTTATCTTCTGAGTCATTTGGATAATTAATATTCTTTTCAATATCAATATTGTATCCATCATTCCCAGCAGCATGTACGATTAACACATCTTTTTTAGCGGCATATTTTATAGCATCATAAACCCATTGTTTATGAGGAGAAAAGCTCTTTCCAAAACTTCCATTAATTACTTTTGCTCCATTGTCTACAGCATAACGTATTGCCAATGCAATATCCTTATCATACTCATCTCCATCTGGAACAGCTCTCACTGCCATAATTTCAACGTTGTTAGCAACACCATCTCCACCTAAATTATTGTGACGCAACTGTGCAACAATACCCGCTACGTGAGTTCCGTGTAATGCTTTATCTTTAACTGGTCCAATAACGTTATTATTACCATAACGAGTATCTTTAATATCTTCTGGATTATCTCCTACAATTTTTCGACCATCAAATTCTTTATTCAAATTAAAATTTAATTGATCGTAAACTTGCTCTCTATACTCTTCAAAATCTACTTCAGGATTAAAAGTATCCCCAGCATTAGTGAAAATTTGAGTCATGATCATTTTACTTCTAGCTACTTTTGGATCTGTAGAAGTAATAGCATTTAAATCTTCAAGCTTGTAATTGTCTTTATTCAATTCTTTTTTTACAGTCGAATGAACTTCAAGTAAAAAATCTACTTGTTGCTTATCTTCTAATGCCTTTTCGTACTTTTCATTGTACATAGCCAATGCATTTTTGTATTGAGCAGATCCATCATCACCTTTCTTTACAATACGAGTCAGTTCTAAATTCTCATTTACAGCATCACCAAGAAAATTCCAACCATGAACGTCATCTATAAAACCATTATTATCATCATCGATTCCGTTACCAGCAATCTCTTTTGTATTGGTCCAAATTTTCCCTTGTAAATCCTCATGTTCGATATCAACACCAGAATCAACAATTCCCACAATAACCTTTACTCCTTTTTTATTCTTCAGTAATTCGGCATATGCCTTGTCAACACTCATACCAGGAATAGTATCTTTTACTAAATCCAGATGACTCCATCTCTTTAAATCATTTTCTGTAACGGGAGCATTTTTTTTAATAATTGCAGGAGCAATTTCAACAACTGGAAGAGTTGTAATTGATGCTTGTTTTGTAGCGCCACAACCTGCTAAAACCATTAACGCAAAAGCAGATATGTAAATAGGCTTGATACTATTCATTTATAATAAATTTAATAAAAGTTAAAATATGGGTCTAATTTATGGTTTTTTGTTACAAAAAAAAGACAGATTAACACACTGTTAGGAATCTTACTCAATCTTTTTTCATCAAACTAGAAACGGTTCAAATATAATCATTCTTTAGAAATCATTAAAAAGGAATTTATTTACTATCTGACAAATAAAAGTTTAACAAGAAATCATTCTATTTTGTATCATTGTAGGTCCTAATCAAACCCAACAAAAACTATGAATAAAAAACTACTCTTATTGCTATTACTAGCAAACTTTTTAAGTTACTCCCAGACACCAAATGTCCCTAGCTACGTTCCTACAGATGGTTTGATAGCCTATTATCCTTTTAACGGAAATGCAAATGATCAAAGTGGCAATGCATCTAATGGAACTCCAACTGACATCACTCTAACATCTGATAGATTGGGAGTGCCCAATACCGCTTACTCTTTTAATGGAACAAGTAGTAATATTGAAGCTCTAATATATAATATTCCTAAATACAATTCTCCTAGAACAATCTCGGGGTGGTTCAAGACAGACGATGCGTTTGCATCTCCAAACAAATATGAAATTTGTATTTTTAACTATGGTATTTTAGAAAAAACACAAAGACTTTCTCTTTCTGTTTACTCAAAGGGATATTTCAATGTAGTAAATGGCCCTGTTTTTTCTGATAACTCATTCTATATAAACAACTTTGATTATTCAAACAATGACTGGTATTTCTATACCCTTACCTATGATGGAAGTAAAGCTTCAATATTTATTAATGGTGAATTTGTATCCGAAAATATCATAAGCCTAAACACTACAGGAAACACTTTAAAAATAGGCCAAAGAATCTCTGGAGACACTACCGATGAAAGCTTTAAAGGAAAAATAGACGATATTGGAATTTGGAATCGTGTCTTAACTCAAACAGAAATCATCGCTTTGTATGAGTCTGAAAACACAGCCAATTCTTACACATTAATCCCTGATGAAAACTTTGAAAAAAAATTAATAGATTTAGGAATTGATTCTGGTACTCCAGATGGAAAAGTACTAACTTCAAATGTCTCATCACTTACTTCATTAGATGTTTCATCAAGTTTAATTTCAGATTTAACAGGAATTCAAGATTTCACTTCATTAAATATATTGAATTGTGAAAACAACAAACTTTTGACCCTTGACATTTCAAATAACAAACTCCTGAAAGAATTAAATTGCAGATATAATAATTTAACCGCTTTAGAATTATCAGCAAATATAAATTTAACTTCATTAGATTGTATTTATAATCAGATTACTAACCTTGACGTATCCAAAGCGGAGCATCTTGAATCATTATTGTGTAATTCTAATCAAATTACCCATTTAGATGTGACTAATAATTTAGTTTTGAACTGGTTTGGTTGTAATGGCAATAAACTAACAACTTTGAATGTTTCAAAAAACAAAAATTTGCGTTTTTTAGACTGCGGATTTAATCAACTGTCATCACTAGATATTACTAGTAACAAAGATTTATCTTATTTAAATTGTTATTACAATAAACTCACTTCATTAGATGTTTCTATGCTTACTGAGTTAACGGATTTAGCTTGTTCCTCAAATCAATTGAGCAACCTAGACGTTTCTAAAAATATCAAACTAAAATCTTTACTATGTGAAAACATCAATGTTCCAACTCTTGATCTCTCTAAAAACACAGCTCTTGAAGAATTATATTGTGGAAATGGACAACTCACAAATTTAAATGTTTCCAAAAATAAGGCACTAACCCATTTATACTGCCAGAATAACCAACTAATTTACTTAAACATTAAAAATGGATCAAATTCACTACTTACCGATGTGGATTTTACACAAAATCCAAATTTAACATGCATACAAGTTGATGATATAGCTAATTCTAATGCAAATTGGTCAACTCAAAAAGATGTATCAGCAAGCTATGATACTAACTGCACATCAAATTTTGTCCAGATTCCAGATCAAAATTTTGAGCAAAAATTAATAGATTTAGGAATTGATACAGATGGAAAGAATGGAATGGTACTAGATAGTAGCATTTCACAAATAACTCATTTAGATGTTAATTCTAGCGCTATAAAAGATTTAACTGGAATAAGTGGTTTTATTTCACTTAGAGGTCTAAAGTCATCAAACAATCAATTAATAAACTTGGATTTATCTAAGAATACTCTTTTGGACTCTTTAGATACTTCTATGAACAATCTTGTAACATTGAATATCAAAAATGGAAATAACACTAAATTGTACATCCCAAATTTAAATTTCACTGGCAATCCATATTTAACCTGCATACAAGTTGATGATGAGGCTTATTCTAATACAAATTGGACAACTCAAAAAGATACAACGGCAAGTTATAGCAGTAATTGTATATTAAATTTTGTTCAGATTCCAGATCAAAACTTCGAACAAAAATTAATAGATTTAGGAATTGATAAAGATGGAAAGAATGGAATGGTACTAGATAGCAGTATTTCGCAAATAACTTATTTAAATGTTAACTCTAGTGCTATAAAAGATTTAACCGGAATAAGTGGTTTTATTTCACTTAGAGGCCTAAAGTCATCAAACAATCAATTAGTAGATTTGGATTTATCTAAGAATACTCTTTTAGATTCCTTAGACACTTCTATGAACAACCTTGTGACATTGAATATCAAAAATGGAAATAACACTAAATTTTACATTCCTAATTTAAATTTCACAGACAACCCAAATCTAGTCTGTATTCAAGTAGACGATGTAGCTTATTCTAATGCAAATTGGGCAACTCAAAAAGATGCAATAGCAAGTTATAATACTAATTGTACATCTGATTTTGCCCTGATTCCAGATCAAAATTTTGAGCAAAAATTAATAGATTTAGGAATTGATACAGATGGTCTAAACGGAAAAATTTCCAATTCAAAACTCAACACCATCACTTACCTAGACCTTTCGAATAGCAACATAACTAGTCTGGCTGGAATTCAAAATTTCACAGCCTTAACCTATTTAGATTGCAATTCCAACAATCTTCAATCTATTGATGTTAGTCAAAACAAATTACTAACCAAGTTATCATTACATGACAACAAACTAACCAAATTAGATGTTTCTGCAAACAAAGAATTATATAACTTAACATTTAGCATGAATCAGATTTCAACAATTGATTTATCTCAGAATACAGAAATTCATTCTCTAGCGGCAGATAGAAATAAGTTAAATACTATTGATCTTTCTGCAAATCCTGAAATAGAATCATTATATTGTGGTAATGTTAATCTTACAACACTAAATGTTTCAAATCTACCAAATCTAATAAATCTAAATTGTACTTATACCAACATTTCAGAGATTGATGTCACTGCAAATCCAAAATTGGAAATGTTATATTTTAACAATGCAAACTTAACAACATTAAATGTTAGTAAAAACCCTCTTTTAACACATCTAAATGTTAGCAATAATCAATTAACAACTTTAGACCTATCCAATAATCCTCTTTTAAAAGTTGTCTTTATTGAATTTAACCCTCTAACGTCATTAAATATACAAAATGGCAATAACAAAAACTTTAAAGTACCTAACACCTCTAAAAAAAATACTGAAGTTGAAGTATTAACTAGTTTTTTAAACAACACAAAACTTAGCTGCATAAAAGTAGATGATGTTGCTTATTCAAATGCAAACTGGTCAAAAATTAAAGATAAAAGTGCAACTTACAACACAGAATGTAATGAAGAACTGGCTTTACCAACAAACAACTTTATAGTTGAAACAAAAGGAGAATCTTGTCTTGGTGAAAACAATGGGGAGATAAGTATTTCTGCTAAACAAACATTTGCATACACAGCTACTATAAATGGAAAAACAACCGTTTTTACCAATAATTTACTAAAAGTTATTGGCTTAACTCCTGGAAATTATCCTATTTCGATTACAATCCCTGGACAAATTTTTGAACAAAAATTTAATATCACTATTGCTAAGGGAGCAACCATTTCTGGAAAATCTAATATAACAGCTAGAAAAGTTGATGTTGAAATTACAGAAGGAACAGCTCCTTATACCGTTTTTGTTGATGGCCAAGCGCAGTTTCAAACAACCGATTCTAATTTTTCTTTAGATTTAAACAAGGGCGGTTTATTAGAAGTAGCAACTGCTAAAGCTTGCGAAGGTATTTTTTCTAAAAAAATACCTTCATTAGATGTTATAAAAAGTTTAGTAGCTCATCCTAACCCAACATCGGGAAATTTTGAAATCGACATACCATCTAACAAAAAGGAAATCAAAATAGAAGTTTACAACTTCGGAGGTCAATTAGTTTCTACTAAAAATTATAACGTAGAAGATGGGAAAGCATATTTAAATATCGAAAACCAAGCTTCTGGTATTTATGCTGTTAAAATCTATTTAGACACTCCAGAATACATTAAAATCATAAAAAAATAAAAATGAAGAATTTTTTATACCTATCAATAATCAGTATTTTGTTTATTTCTTGCGGTGGCGGTGGCGACGATCCTGTAACTCCAGGAGTTCCAAACGTAGCACCTACAGTACCGATATTAGTTAGTCCTGCTGATAATAAATTATGCGTAGACAATACCGTTTCTTTTAAATGGGACAAAGCTACAGACACTAACAATGACGCTATAACTTATCAAATTCAAATTTCAAAAGACAATACCTTTACTCAAATTGATAAAAATTTTGAAGGAGCTGATAATAATACCTCTCTT is a genomic window containing:
- the mfd gene encoding transcription-repair coupling factor — encoded protein: MSKSALYTTYDNLPKIQQVANQLLENNEVKLHLNGLLGSAVSFVIRSLFKKAELPFLIILDNKEEAAYYLNDLEQMIGEQDVLFYPGSYRRPYQIEDTDNANVLLRAEVLNRINSRKKPAIIVTYPEALFEKVVTRKELDKNTLKVSVGDKISIDFINEVLFEYEFKRVDFITEPGEFSVRGGIVDVFSFSNDNPYRIEFFGNEVDSIRSFDVGTQLSVETHKKITIIPNVENKVFQENRESFLDYISEKTVLFIQNTDGFLSQLDKQFARAEEAYEKLSKEIKRASPDQLFLNQKSFIKKALDFSIVELASKPIFKTIKKYDFHIQPQPSFNKQFDLLLNNLSDNHFNGYKNYLFCSNDAQAKRFHDIFETLDEANSENIRKQYHTVVLPLYQGFIDDENQITCYTDHQIFERYHKFNIKNGYSKKQNITLKELTTLSVGDYVTHIDHGIGRFGGLQKIQVEGKTQEAIKLVYADNDIVYVSIHSLHKISKYNGKDGTPPKIYKLGSNAWKILKQKTKARVKHIAFNLIQLYAKRRLEKGFQFAPDSYLQNELESSFIYEDTPDQIKSTQEVKADMESDRPMDRLVCGDVGFGKTEVAIRAAFKAVDNSKQVAVLVPTTILAYQHYRTFSERLKEMPVTVGYLNRFRTAKQKAQTLKDLAEGKLDIVIGTHQLVNKNVVFKDLGLLIVDEEQKFGVNVKDKLKTIAANVDTLTLTATPIPRTLQFSLMAARDLSVITTPPPNRYPIETNVVGFNEELIRDAISYEIQRNGQVFFINNRIENIKEVAGMIQRLVPNARVGIGHGQMEGAKLEELMLAFMNGDFDVLVATTIIESGLDVPNANTIFINNANNFGLSDLHQMRGRVGRSNKKAFCYFICPPYSSMTEDARKRIQALEQFSELGSGFNIAMKDLEIRGAGDLLGGEQSGFINEIGFDTYQKIMNEAIEELKENEFKDLYPEENNIDTKEYVKDLQIDTDFELLFPDEYINNVSERLVLYNELGAVKDEAGLKEFERKLIDRFGPLPRQAISLLNSIRIKWIATNVGIERLIMKQGKMIGYFVSDQQSDYYQSSKFRKVLQFVQKHSTLCKMKEKQTVNGLRLLLTFDNVKSIKKALELMELFEE
- a CDS encoding L-threonine 3-dehydrogenase; translated protein: MNPKILIIGACGQIGTELTQKLRKLYGTENVIASDIRKLNTDVVNSGPFEVVNALDFNQIEHLVEVHKITDIYLMAALLSATAEKNPAFAWDLNMNSLFHVLNLAKAKKIKKIFWPSSIAVFGPTTPKENTPQYTVMEPSTVYGISKQAGERWCEYYHNIYGVDVRSIRYPGLISWSTPPGGGTTDYAVDIFYKAIADKKYECFLSSETKMPMMYMDDAIDATINIMKAPVEQIKIHSSYNLAAMSFTPTEIANEIKKHIPEFEITYNPDFRQKIADSWPASIDDSSAREDWDWKHTFDLETMTKDMLEHLGDKK
- a CDS encoding DUF418 domain-containing protein, translating into MTNHHQPINQSKRTAIIDILRGWALFGVAVGNYSGFQHIGIPNKTKNSILSEVLHNFDQFFLAGKSWTLLTILFGYGFAILINNVKSKGRNPVLFFSWRMLLLFVFAFINSLFWFGDILRDYAFLGLILLFFSRSSAKTLGYISAILILAVPFIMVYVKGFSPEKISVLTNPEYLKLYHSGNWLDFFKFNLTASFYEQIIVPGYAITAHIVMLACMLFGVLLQKIDFFNRLNEMKKNLKYVLIFSIPFLVLLGLSFYFAVNNKIGFIKFFHPYFWFIISTMLPIATGICLLYINGKLKTIFTYFSACGKMTLTNYIFQNILGAFIFSGIGLGIGNTMPYWFYFSLAVFVFIIQLFISKWWLSKYNYGPIEWLWRSASYRELFPFKKPTENNIPIETNTQIAK